In one window of Desulforhabdus amnigena DNA:
- the selB gene encoding selenocysteine-specific translation elongation factor, giving the protein MKQVILGTAGHIDHGKTSLIKALTGIDTDRLKEEKLRGITIELGFAHLELPNGDRLGIVDVPGHERFVKHMVAGATGMDLVALVIAADEGVMPQTREHMEICQLLRVKKGLVVLTKTDLVDDPDWIEMVQEDVAQFLKGTFLEGAPIVRVSAVKGEGIEELKQELTKLVATVEPRSSDGPFRLSVDRVFTMRGFGTVVTGTSTSGKLHIGDPVMIYPPGHKTKVRGLQVHSLEVEEVLPGQRTAINLQGIERAIIQRGDVVATPGSLVATHMIDVYLELLRSAPRPLKHRAKVRFHTGTAEHLGTVILLDREELPAGESAFIQIRLDQAVAALRGDRFVLRSYSPVQTIGGGTILHPLPRKHKGQEKREAAVALKTLLAGEETDIILWHIFDSGWTGLSESELQVRANVSPKFLEKTLQRFISQKQVILYDKENRRLLHPDSLDQLKQAILEHLAEYHRRFPLKNGMPKEELSAQLPRPVDVKLYNFVLRHLAEQGLVTQEMEWVRLTSHKVDLTKEEKVIREKIEKAFLDGGLQPPFFKDVAEKLPGTPRQHQDVLQWMLSQGILVKTKEDLYFHIAALNDLQSRLTAFLKEKGEISTPQFKEMTQVSRKYTIPLLEYFDTQKVTIRIGDVRKLRESKAGSGS; this is encoded by the coding sequence ATGAAACAAGTAATCTTGGGCACTGCAGGTCACATCGACCACGGAAAGACCTCTCTCATCAAGGCTCTGACGGGAATCGATACGGATCGCCTCAAGGAAGAAAAACTGAGAGGCATCACCATTGAACTGGGCTTCGCCCATCTGGAACTGCCCAATGGAGATCGGCTGGGGATTGTTGATGTGCCCGGGCACGAACGTTTCGTAAAACATATGGTGGCCGGCGCCACGGGCATGGATCTGGTAGCCCTCGTCATTGCAGCCGATGAAGGCGTCATGCCTCAGACGCGCGAACACATGGAAATCTGCCAACTGCTTCGAGTCAAGAAGGGCCTGGTCGTACTCACAAAAACCGACCTGGTGGATGACCCCGACTGGATCGAAATGGTCCAGGAGGATGTGGCCCAGTTTCTCAAGGGCACTTTTCTCGAGGGGGCTCCAATCGTTCGCGTTTCGGCCGTCAAGGGAGAAGGAATAGAAGAACTCAAGCAAGAGTTGACAAAACTCGTCGCCACGGTCGAACCGAGAAGCTCCGATGGACCCTTCCGCCTTTCCGTGGACCGCGTTTTTACCATGCGGGGCTTCGGGACCGTCGTCACGGGCACGAGCACATCCGGAAAGCTCCACATCGGAGATCCGGTCATGATCTACCCACCGGGTCACAAGACCAAGGTAAGAGGCCTCCAGGTGCACAGCCTCGAGGTGGAGGAAGTCTTGCCCGGCCAGCGAACCGCCATCAATCTTCAGGGCATAGAGCGCGCCATCATTCAGCGCGGTGACGTTGTGGCAACACCGGGATCACTTGTGGCCACACACATGATCGACGTCTATCTGGAACTTCTCAGGAGCGCACCCCGTCCCCTCAAGCACAGAGCCAAAGTGCGTTTTCACACGGGAACCGCCGAGCATCTCGGCACGGTGATTCTCCTGGACAGGGAAGAATTGCCGGCAGGGGAAAGCGCATTCATCCAGATCCGCCTGGATCAGGCCGTGGCTGCTCTCCGAGGAGACCGCTTCGTGTTGAGGTCGTACTCACCCGTCCAGACCATCGGCGGCGGAACGATCCTGCATCCCCTCCCCCGCAAACACAAAGGTCAGGAAAAGCGTGAAGCGGCTGTTGCACTCAAGACTCTTCTGGCCGGCGAGGAAACCGACATCATCCTCTGGCATATTTTCGATTCCGGTTGGACCGGGCTGAGCGAGAGCGAACTCCAGGTGCGGGCAAATGTCTCTCCGAAATTCCTGGAAAAGACACTCCAACGGTTTATCAGCCAGAAGCAGGTCATCCTTTATGACAAGGAGAACCGAAGACTGCTCCATCCCGATTCTCTGGATCAGCTCAAGCAGGCCATTTTGGAACATTTAGCGGAATATCACCGGCGGTTCCCCTTGAAAAACGGGATGCCCAAAGAGGAGCTTTCGGCGCAACTCCCAAGACCCGTGGATGTAAAACTCTACAATTTCGTGCTGCGGCATCTGGCGGAGCAGGGACTGGTGACACAGGAAATGGAATGGGTCCGGTTGACTTCGCACAAAGTCGATTTGACCAAAGAAGAAAAAGTCATACGGGAAAAGATCGAAAAAGCCTTTCTCGACGGTGGGCTCCAACCGCCTTTCTTTAAAGATGTTGCAGAAAAACTGCCCGGCACCCCGCGTCAGCACCAGGATGTCCTTCAGTGGATGCTTTCGCAGGGGATCCTTGTAAAGACCAAAGAGGATCTGTATTTTCATATCGCTGCACTGAATGATCTCCAGAGCCGTCTTACAGCTTTCCTCAAGGAAAAGGGGGAAATTTCGACTCCCCAATTCAAGGAGATGACCCAGGTCAGCCGAAAATACACGATTCCTTTATTGGAATATTTCGACACGCAAAAAGTGACCATCCGTATCGGTGACGTGCGAAAACTTCGCGAAAGCAAGGCAGGGTCCGGGTCGTAG
- a CDS encoding Dabb family protein: MLKHVVFMKFKKDAADADIVDLEKGLSKLPGMISEIKGYEFGRDIVHSERSYDFALVSAFDDLESMKRYQVHPEHVAVIGKVKALCDSILAVDFEY, from the coding sequence ATGCTCAAACACGTCGTTTTTATGAAGTTCAAGAAAGATGCCGCAGATGCAGACATTGTCGACCTGGAAAAGGGCCTGAGCAAACTTCCTGGAATGATTTCGGAAATAAAGGGATATGAATTTGGGCGGGACATCGTTCATTCTGAAAGGTCTTACGATTTTGCATTGGTGTCGGCCTTCGATGATTTAGAATCCATGAAACGCTACCAGGTACACCCCGAGCACGTTGCAGTCATCGGTAAAGTGAAAGCGCTCTGCGACAGCATCCTGGCCGTGGATTTCGAATACTAG
- a CDS encoding DUF1285 domain-containing protein — protein sequence MSNQDPQHIYHYAIDAFGNWTCEGNPVTEQELVRILSRSIFMEGGNYFIRCEGEVHPVQVADAPLWVHCVHVKTNSKGDLQHVEIELEDGRRELLDGETLTVVQNQALYCLATPRRLKARFGKLAYYELTQYLQMDENGEEFYFVIAGRRYNIEKESEKGAPA from the coding sequence ATGAGCAACCAGGATCCGCAACACATCTATCACTATGCCATCGACGCTTTTGGAAACTGGACCTGCGAAGGAAACCCGGTTACCGAGCAGGAACTCGTTCGCATATTGAGCCGTTCTATTTTTATGGAAGGAGGCAACTATTTCATTCGCTGCGAAGGCGAGGTGCATCCGGTCCAGGTGGCGGATGCACCGCTCTGGGTGCATTGCGTCCACGTGAAAACGAACTCGAAGGGTGATCTTCAGCACGTGGAAATAGAACTGGAAGACGGGCGACGGGAACTTCTGGACGGAGAAACCCTAACGGTCGTACAAAACCAGGCGCTCTACTGCCTCGCCACTCCCCGGCGGTTGAAAGCACGCTTCGGAAAGCTGGCTTATTACGAATTGACGCAATACTTGCAGATGGACGAAAACGGGGAAGAATTCTACTTTGTCATCGCCGGCCGCCGTTACAACATCGAGAAGGAATCAGAAAAGGGAGCCCCCGCCTGA
- a CDS encoding acyl-CoA carboxylase subunit beta has product MGRVADKLNELREREAKVREMGGEKAVAKVHSQGKMTARERLNYFFDPGTFQELDMFMKHRGTLFGIDKVEIPAEGVITGYGFVNGRQVFAFAQDFTARAGSLGEMHAKKICKVMDLALKTGKPFVGFNDSGGARIQEGVDALAGYGNIFYRNAIASGVIPQISAIMGPCAGGAVYSPAMTDFIFMTKNTGLMFITGPDVIRAVLGEIITQEELGGAMTHNTKSGVAHFACESDADNIDKIKRLLSFFPDNNMEDPPVVDMGDSPARACPELDSIIPDNPMGGYDVKDVIRSIVDAGDFMEVHEHYALNMVVGFARFNGRSVGIIANQPKVLAGCLDVDSSDKATRFIRFCDAFNIPMLTIADVPGYLPGKNQEWGGIIRHGAKLLWCYSEATVPKITLVLRKDYGGSYLAMCSKELGGDITFAWPTAEIAVMGAEGAANVIFRKEIAEADDPAAKRQEIIEDYKKALCNPYIAASRGYIDAVIMPSETRTRLIEAFEMLATKRVALPPKKHGNIPM; this is encoded by the coding sequence ATGGGAAGGGTTGCTGATAAACTGAACGAGCTGCGTGAGCGTGAAGCTAAAGTTAGGGAAATGGGCGGCGAAAAAGCCGTAGCTAAAGTGCACAGCCAGGGCAAGATGACGGCCCGCGAGCGTTTGAACTACTTTTTCGATCCTGGGACCTTCCAAGAACTCGATATGTTTATGAAGCACAGAGGCACTCTGTTTGGAATCGATAAGGTCGAGATCCCCGCGGAAGGTGTCATCACGGGATATGGCTTCGTAAACGGTCGTCAGGTTTTTGCTTTCGCACAGGATTTCACTGCACGCGCCGGAAGCCTCGGTGAAATGCATGCCAAGAAAATCTGCAAGGTCATGGACCTCGCTCTTAAAACCGGTAAACCCTTTGTTGGTTTCAACGACTCGGGCGGAGCACGCATTCAGGAAGGTGTTGATGCACTTGCCGGATACGGCAACATCTTCTACCGCAATGCTATCGCTTCAGGTGTTATTCCCCAGATTTCCGCCATCATGGGCCCCTGCGCCGGTGGTGCGGTTTATTCTCCCGCAATGACCGACTTCATCTTCATGACCAAAAATACCGGCCTCATGTTCATTACCGGTCCCGACGTCATTCGGGCGGTTCTGGGTGAAATCATCACCCAGGAAGAGCTCGGTGGCGCCATGACTCACAACACCAAGAGCGGTGTGGCTCATTTCGCATGCGAGAGCGATGCCGACAATATCGATAAGATCAAACGCCTGTTGAGCTTTTTCCCCGACAACAACATGGAAGATCCTCCGGTTGTGGACATGGGAGACAGCCCGGCTCGCGCCTGTCCCGAGCTGGATAGCATCATTCCTGACAACCCCATGGGCGGCTACGATGTTAAGGATGTTATCCGCTCTATCGTGGATGCCGGCGACTTCATGGAAGTCCATGAGCATTATGCCTTGAACATGGTTGTGGGTTTTGCCCGCTTTAACGGCAGGAGCGTTGGAATCATCGCCAACCAGCCCAAGGTCCTCGCCGGCTGTCTGGATGTGGATTCCTCCGACAAGGCTACCCGCTTCATTCGCTTCTGTGACGCCTTCAATATTCCTATGCTGACCATCGCCGATGTTCCCGGTTACCTGCCCGGCAAGAACCAGGAATGGGGCGGAATCATCCGTCACGGTGCCAAGCTGCTGTGGTGCTACTCTGAAGCCACGGTACCCAAAATCACCCTGGTCCTTCGTAAGGACTACGGCGGATCTTATCTCGCCATGTGCTCCAAGGAACTCGGCGGCGACATCACCTTTGCCTGGCCGACGGCTGAAATCGCGGTTATGGGTGCCGAGGGTGCCGCGAACGTTATCTTCCGTAAGGAAATCGCCGAGGCTGACGATCCTGCCGCCAAGCGCCAGGAGATCATCGAAGATTACAAGAAAGCTCTCTGCAATCCTTACATTGCTGCGTCGCGCGGTTACATTGATGCGGTCATCATGCCTTCCGAAACCCGTACCCGCCTGATCGAAGCCTTTGAAATGCTGGCCACGAAGCGCGTAGCTCTGCCGCCCAAAAAACATGGAAATATCCCCATGTAA
- a CDS encoding DNA polymerase III subunit chi, whose protein sequence is MPDQLRIYAELYWEKMPPSQIYFVETPSEGQRRLLCQWVERFYEEGKRVQVVVDSTMAAQHLDQMLWTFSQESFVPHSIFAFNKSSDLIEPVVITVGEVLLEGFEVLVCDAGVTLDFMRNYSEVVHFVLRDDPEKKQESRLLWQSARELGLVLRHVPYASR, encoded by the coding sequence ATGCCGGACCAGCTGAGGATTTACGCCGAACTATACTGGGAAAAGATGCCTCCGAGCCAGATATATTTTGTGGAGACTCCATCGGAAGGGCAAAGACGCCTCTTGTGTCAATGGGTGGAGCGTTTTTATGAAGAGGGAAAAAGGGTGCAGGTGGTGGTTGATTCCACCATGGCGGCCCAGCACCTGGATCAGATGCTTTGGACTTTTTCTCAGGAAAGTTTTGTCCCCCATTCCATTTTTGCTTTCAATAAATCTTCTGATCTTATAGAACCGGTGGTGATCACCGTGGGAGAAGTTTTATTGGAGGGATTTGAAGTCCTCGTTTGCGATGCGGGCGTCACGCTGGACTTCATGCGAAATTACAGTGAAGTGGTTCATTTCGTTTTGCGGGATGATCCCGAGAAAAAGCAGGAAAGCCGCCTTTTGTGGCAGTCGGCGCGGGAATTGGGATTGGTTTTGCGGCATGTTCCTTATGCGTCCCGTTGA
- a CDS encoding Mth938-like domain-containing protein, translating into MIGHYQFGAMTVGGKIYRNDLKIIDDEVISRWWRREGHTCDIEDVQDILASGPETLVVGMGQPGRMHVTDSLRKVLKDARIELIEQPTAEAVQTFNRLHGRGKRVAGAFHLTC; encoded by the coding sequence ATGATCGGTCATTATCAATTTGGCGCCATGACTGTCGGAGGAAAGATATACCGGAATGATCTCAAGATCATCGACGATGAGGTGATTTCCCGCTGGTGGCGAAGAGAAGGCCACACCTGTGACATTGAGGATGTTCAGGATATTTTGGCCTCTGGTCCCGAAACTCTGGTCGTGGGAATGGGACAGCCCGGAAGAATGCATGTGACGGACAGTCTTCGAAAGGTTTTGAAAGACGCTCGAATCGAACTGATTGAGCAACCGACGGCGGAAGCTGTTCAAACCTTCAATCGCCTTCATGGCCGGGGGAAAAGGGTTGCGGGAGCTTTTCACCTGACATGTTAG
- the dnaE gene encoding DNA polymerase III subunit alpha, producing the protein MTSFVHLHVHSQYSLLDGAIRLQDLLDTARSYNMPAVTVTDHGNMFGALEFYEKAHKAGLKPIIGCEVYLAPRSRFDRQGRGDNGGGGDEDRSYHLVLLAKDVTGYQNLMKLVSSAYLEGFYYKPRIDKEILRKWNEGLIGLSACLKGEVAWNLLRNQEENARKAAQEYAEIFGPGNFYLELQANGIPEQAIVNEGLIRLGRDLGLPLVATNDCHYLRRSDARAHEILLGIQTGKTILDEKRMKFSTDQLYFKSPEEMAQEFAHVPEALENTVAIAERCNLKLELGAYHFPVFPLEKGESIEDRFEKTVWEGFEKRLPLIRKKRSSFSEKDLKEYEERLRYELDVIRQMGFPAYFLIVADFINYAKSHGIPVGPGRGSAAGSLVAYVMSITDLDPIEHGLIFERFLNLERISMPDIDVDFCIHGREEVFKYVTEKYGKDRVAQIATFGTMQARAVIRDVGRALAMPYNEVDRIAKLIPSSPGMTLQKAFQLEPRLAELQREDPQLRELFEIAFALEGLTRHASTHAAGVVMADKPIVEYMPLYKGQEDEVVSQYSMKYVEKAGLIKFDFLGLRNLTVINNAVQLIRENHGIDLRIEELPLDDRDTYELLSRADTTGVFQLESSGMRDILVRLRPENFADIVALVALYRPGPLESGMVETYIQGKHGQIEVSYELEELRPILQPTYGVILYQEQVMKIASVLANYTLGEADILRRAMGKKNPEVMAAQRDRFLAGAKENRIDLAKANHIFDLMEKFAGYGFNKSHSAAYALIAYQTAYLKTHYSTEFMAALLNSFLSNTDQVVKLINECKEKGIEILPPDVNASSKDFTVVEGKIRFGLGAVKNVGEAAIEVILETRHEKGSFLSLTDFCQRVDTAKVNRRVLEQLIKCGAFDSIHGSRARVMAGLDSALEKAQAMQRDRQSGQINMFDLLRSQQKTPPQPLPDVPDWDTRLTLQFEKEALGFYISGHPLDFYADRLAVFCSADTQKVREKAEGTEAVLCGMVSITKELTTKKGDRMAFLALEDKEGVVEVVAFSEAFSQARGLLEGDEPLVVIGKVQHDEKGSKIIANSILTLDDAQVQAVDSVRIHLRAERLDRDGLTRLRHLLMNHPGDCKTFLHLLVESQGEAVIALNSKLQVNPTRAFFEEMDQYFGPHSVEAVHRVCRQ; encoded by the coding sequence ATGACCTCTTTTGTGCATCTTCATGTCCATTCCCAATACAGCTTGCTGGATGGAGCGATTCGGTTGCAGGATCTGCTCGATACGGCTCGAAGCTACAACATGCCTGCAGTGACCGTGACGGATCACGGGAACATGTTCGGAGCTCTCGAGTTTTATGAAAAGGCCCATAAAGCGGGTTTGAAGCCCATCATCGGCTGTGAGGTCTATCTGGCTCCCAGGAGTCGCTTCGATCGTCAAGGACGTGGAGACAACGGAGGGGGTGGCGACGAAGACCGAAGCTATCACCTTGTCCTCCTCGCAAAAGACGTTACAGGGTATCAGAATTTAATGAAGCTCGTCTCCTCCGCCTATCTGGAGGGATTTTACTACAAGCCGCGCATTGACAAGGAAATCCTCAGAAAATGGAATGAGGGCCTCATTGGGCTTTCTGCGTGCCTCAAAGGGGAGGTAGCTTGGAACCTGCTGCGCAACCAGGAGGAAAATGCTCGAAAGGCGGCGCAGGAATATGCGGAAATCTTTGGCCCCGGCAATTTTTACCTGGAACTTCAGGCCAACGGCATTCCGGAGCAGGCCATTGTCAATGAAGGGTTGATTCGGCTGGGACGGGATCTGGGGCTCCCCCTTGTCGCTACGAACGATTGTCACTATCTGCGCCGCAGTGATGCCCGCGCCCATGAAATTCTGCTTGGCATCCAGACGGGAAAAACCATTCTGGATGAGAAGCGCATGAAATTCTCCACGGACCAGCTTTACTTCAAATCCCCCGAAGAAATGGCACAGGAATTCGCTCACGTGCCCGAAGCCCTGGAGAACACCGTGGCCATTGCCGAACGGTGCAATTTGAAGCTTGAACTGGGGGCATATCACTTTCCCGTTTTTCCCCTGGAAAAAGGGGAAAGTATTGAAGACCGGTTCGAAAAGACGGTTTGGGAAGGCTTCGAAAAACGACTCCCTTTGATCCGGAAGAAACGCTCTAGTTTCAGTGAGAAAGATCTGAAGGAATACGAGGAAAGGCTCCGGTACGAACTGGACGTGATCCGGCAGATGGGGTTTCCCGCCTACTTTCTCATCGTCGCAGATTTCATCAACTACGCCAAAAGCCATGGAATCCCGGTGGGGCCGGGGCGAGGGTCCGCTGCGGGGAGCCTTGTGGCCTATGTCATGAGCATCACGGACCTCGATCCCATTGAACACGGTCTCATTTTCGAGCGTTTTCTCAATCTCGAACGCATCAGCATGCCGGATATCGACGTCGACTTCTGTATCCACGGCCGCGAAGAGGTCTTTAAATACGTAACGGAAAAATACGGCAAAGACAGGGTGGCGCAGATTGCGACCTTTGGAACCATGCAGGCCCGTGCCGTCATTCGGGATGTAGGGCGCGCCCTGGCCATGCCCTACAACGAAGTGGACCGCATCGCCAAGCTCATCCCCTCTTCTCCGGGCATGACGCTTCAAAAGGCTTTTCAGCTTGAACCCCGCCTTGCCGAACTTCAGCGGGAAGATCCGCAACTGCGCGAGCTTTTTGAAATCGCGTTCGCCCTTGAAGGTCTGACGCGCCACGCATCCACTCATGCGGCTGGCGTCGTGATGGCCGATAAGCCCATCGTTGAGTACATGCCGCTCTACAAGGGACAGGAAGACGAAGTGGTGAGCCAGTATTCCATGAAATACGTGGAAAAGGCAGGGCTCATCAAGTTTGACTTTTTGGGCTTACGGAACCTGACGGTCATCAACAATGCCGTTCAGCTCATTCGTGAAAACCACGGTATCGATTTGAGGATCGAAGAGTTGCCCCTAGACGACCGGGATACCTATGAGCTCCTCAGCCGCGCGGATACGACGGGCGTATTTCAGCTCGAAAGCTCGGGAATGAGGGATATCCTCGTTCGTTTGAGGCCGGAGAATTTTGCGGACATTGTGGCCCTGGTGGCTCTCTACCGTCCCGGCCCCCTCGAGAGCGGCATGGTGGAGACATATATTCAGGGAAAACACGGGCAGATAGAGGTAAGCTACGAACTGGAGGAGCTTCGGCCGATCCTCCAACCCACCTACGGGGTGATTCTCTACCAGGAACAGGTCATGAAAATCGCCAGTGTTCTGGCCAATTACACACTGGGCGAAGCCGACATTCTGCGCCGGGCCATGGGAAAGAAAAATCCGGAAGTCATGGCTGCCCAGCGGGACAGATTCCTCGCCGGAGCCAAAGAAAACAGGATCGACCTGGCCAAGGCCAACCATATCTTTGACTTGATGGAGAAATTCGCCGGCTATGGGTTCAATAAGTCTCACAGCGCGGCTTACGCGCTCATCGCTTACCAGACGGCCTATCTCAAGACTCACTATTCAACAGAATTCATGGCGGCCCTCCTCAACAGCTTCCTGAGCAATACCGATCAGGTGGTAAAACTCATCAACGAATGCAAGGAAAAGGGGATTGAAATCCTTCCGCCCGATGTCAATGCCAGCAGCAAGGACTTCACGGTGGTGGAGGGTAAGATCCGCTTTGGCCTGGGCGCCGTCAAAAATGTGGGGGAGGCGGCCATTGAAGTGATTCTTGAAACGCGGCATGAAAAAGGGAGTTTTTTGTCTCTGACCGACTTTTGTCAAAGGGTGGACACTGCAAAGGTCAATCGCCGTGTCCTGGAACAGCTCATCAAGTGCGGAGCGTTCGATTCCATTCACGGAAGCCGGGCACGGGTTATGGCGGGTTTGGACAGCGCCCTGGAGAAGGCTCAGGCGATGCAGAGGGACCGTCAGTCCGGGCAGATCAATATGTTCGATCTGCTCAGGTCTCAGCAGAAAACTCCCCCGCAGCCTCTCCCCGATGTGCCCGATTGGGATACGCGCCTTACCCTTCAGTTCGAAAAGGAAGCTCTGGGCTTTTACATTTCGGGGCATCCGCTGGATTTTTACGCGGACCGGTTGGCCGTTTTTTGTTCTGCTGATACTCAAAAGGTAAGGGAAAAAGCTGAGGGGACCGAAGCGGTGCTGTGCGGAATGGTGAGCATCACCAAGGAACTCACCACCAAGAAGGGGGATCGCATGGCTTTTCTCGCTCTAGAGGATAAGGAGGGCGTTGTGGAGGTGGTGGCTTTCTCCGAAGCATTTTCTCAGGCGAGGGGCCTCCTGGAGGGAGACGAACCCCTCGTGGTGATCGGGAAAGTGCAGCATGATGAAAAGGGATCAAAAATCATTGCCAACAGCATTCTCACTCTGGACGATGCTCAGGTGCAGGCGGTAGATTCCGTGAGGATCCATCTGCGTGCGGAACGGTTGGACCGGGATGGTCTGACGCGGTTGCGCCATCTTCTCATGAACCATCCCGGGGATTGCAAAACATTCCTTCATCTGCTAGTAGAGTCGCAAGGCGAGGCCGTGATTGCACTGAATTCGAAGCTTCAGGTCAATCCGACGCGCGCTTTTTTTGAGGAAATGGACCAGTATTTCGGACCCCACAGTGTTGAGGCTGTGCATCGGGTTTGCCGCCAGTAG
- the rimP gene encoding ribosome maturation factor RimP — MSETGDKTQEIITQVWNLVEPLVQAEGMELIEVEYRRESIGWVLRFFIDQERGISVDDCAKISRIVSDLLDVADPIPVAYHLEVSSPGLNRPLRKLDHFQEHVGKIIEVRTASPLTPILNRRNFKGRLTAANSEEITMDCDGQLFEIPMNLVERARFCYFESSKQ; from the coding sequence ATGTCGGAAACGGGAGATAAAACACAAGAGATCATCACCCAGGTATGGAATCTGGTGGAACCCCTGGTCCAGGCCGAAGGCATGGAACTCATAGAGGTGGAATATCGCAGAGAATCCATTGGGTGGGTATTACGCTTTTTTATCGATCAGGAAAGAGGGATATCCGTTGACGACTGTGCCAAAATAAGCCGGATTGTCAGTGACTTGCTGGATGTCGCGGACCCCATTCCCGTTGCCTACCATCTTGAAGTCTCTTCGCCCGGGTTGAACCGTCCCTTGCGCAAGTTGGATCATTTCCAGGAACACGTGGGAAAGATCATCGAAGTGCGGACAGCATCCCCTTTGACGCCCATTTTGAACCGACGCAATTTCAAAGGAAGACTCACGGCAGCCAACTCTGAAGAAATTACCATGGATTGCGATGGTCAACTTTTTGAGATTCCAATGAATCTCGTAGAACGGGCTCGTTTTTGCTATTTCGAATCTTCGAAGCAATAG
- the nusA gene encoding transcription termination factor NusA, giving the protein MASELKRLIDQVSREKGIDRQTLINTLEEAIKSAIKKKYGNRFDLDVTFNEEFGEIEAFQFKEVVEQVTDHEKEVSLEEALALDPEVELGDELGIRMNTDALGRIAAQSAKQVIIQKMKDAEREVVYDEFKGRKGEIVHGIVQRVDKNGITVNLGQAEALLPAKEQIPREVFRQGDRIRAYVLEVKKISKGPQIILSRTHPHFLIQLFHSEVPEIAEGIVSIISANREPGSRAKIAVVSKNPDVDPVGACVGMKGSRVQNVVQELRGEKIDIVPWNMDPAKFVVNALAPAIISKVIIDQNNRSMEVIVPDDQLSLAIGKRGQNVRLASRLTNWRIDVNSESRYGRKKQAGYQALLQIKGLTTEMADRLYEAGITSLQDFLEAGTTELEDLTRLSEAAVSEMKEEAKILLSTRVAGTVTDSEDSVKMSESKGGSEEEAPQVSEVSMDERSTAGTSSENVTGE; this is encoded by the coding sequence ATGGCCAGTGAACTCAAGCGGTTGATCGATCAGGTCAGCAGGGAAAAAGGTATTGACCGCCAGACATTGATCAACACACTGGAAGAAGCCATTAAATCAGCGATCAAGAAAAAGTACGGCAACCGGTTCGATCTGGACGTGACCTTCAACGAAGAGTTTGGAGAAATCGAAGCCTTTCAGTTCAAGGAAGTTGTGGAACAGGTGACGGATCACGAAAAGGAAGTCTCTCTTGAAGAGGCTTTGGCGCTCGACCCCGAGGTGGAGTTGGGAGACGAACTTGGCATCCGCATGAATACGGATGCACTGGGGCGCATTGCTGCTCAATCCGCCAAGCAGGTCATTATCCAGAAGATGAAGGATGCTGAAAGGGAGGTTGTTTACGACGAATTCAAGGGCCGAAAGGGTGAAATCGTCCACGGCATTGTACAACGCGTGGACAAGAACGGTATCACCGTAAACCTGGGACAGGCCGAAGCGCTTCTTCCCGCCAAGGAACAAATCCCCCGGGAGGTATTCCGGCAGGGGGATCGTATCCGCGCCTATGTGCTGGAGGTCAAGAAAATCAGCAAAGGCCCTCAGATCATCTTGAGCCGTACGCATCCTCATTTCCTCATTCAGTTGTTTCACTCGGAAGTTCCGGAAATCGCGGAAGGAATTGTCAGCATCATCAGCGCCAACCGGGAACCGGGCTCACGCGCCAAGATCGCCGTCGTTTCCAAAAACCCCGATGTCGATCCGGTAGGCGCCTGCGTGGGCATGAAGGGGTCACGCGTGCAGAATGTGGTCCAGGAACTTCGAGGCGAAAAAATCGACATCGTTCCATGGAATATGGACCCTGCGAAGTTCGTCGTCAATGCGCTCGCTCCCGCCATCATTTCAAAGGTCATTATCGATCAGAACAACAGGAGCATGGAAGTCATTGTGCCTGATGATCAGCTTTCCCTCGCCATTGGCAAGAGGGGGCAGAACGTTCGCCTGGCTTCGAGACTCACCAACTGGCGCATCGACGTGAACAGCGAAAGCCGTTATGGGCGAAAGAAACAAGCGGGTTATCAGGCGCTCCTGCAGATCAAGGGCCTGACGACTGAAATGGCCGACCGTCTCTACGAGGCAGGTATTACGTCGTTGCAGGATTTCTTGGAAGCCGGCACCACTGAACTGGAGGATCTGACACGGCTCTCGGAAGCGGCCGTCTCAGAAATGAAAGAGGAAGCGAAAATTCTTTTATCGACCAGGGTTGCCGGAACGGTCACGGATTCGGAAGACTCCGTGAAAATGTCGGAGTCAAAAGGTGGTTCGGAGGAAGAAGCACCCCAGGTTTCTGAGGTTTCTATGGACGAAAGGTCCACGGCGGGAACTTCCAGTGAGAATGTGACAGGGGAGTGA